One Corynebacterium yudongzhengii DNA window includes the following coding sequences:
- a CDS encoding ABC transporter ATP-binding protein: MTDSRTEDIPAPDPDHLIDFRGVEFIRNGRTLVGPVDWQVELDERWVIIGPNGAGKTTLVRMAAAEAFPTRGIAFLLGEQIGRTDMRDLRAMIGISSSAMGNRIPPNEQVGDLVISAGYAVLGRWLEEYDEMDRDQAVEILEQVGAIHLVDRTWGTLSEGEKKRVLIARAMMTNPELLILDEPGAGMDLGGREDLVAYLGDLALNPDAPAVVMITHHVEEIPYGFTHAMLLDEGQIVAQGLIDDVLTSENISRAFHQPISVEKVGERYFARRIRRGGAHRK, translated from the coding sequence GTGACTGACTCAAGGACTGAAGACATCCCCGCCCCGGACCCCGATCATCTCATCGATTTCCGCGGGGTCGAGTTCATCCGCAATGGCCGCACTCTGGTCGGCCCGGTCGACTGGCAGGTCGAGCTGGATGAGCGCTGGGTCATCATCGGGCCCAACGGCGCGGGCAAGACCACGCTGGTGCGCATGGCCGCGGCCGAGGCTTTCCCCACGCGCGGCATCGCGTTCTTGCTCGGCGAGCAGATCGGGCGTACGGACATGCGCGATCTGCGCGCCATGATCGGCATCTCCTCGTCGGCGATGGGCAACCGCATCCCTCCCAACGAGCAGGTGGGCGATCTGGTGATCTCCGCCGGTTATGCCGTGCTCGGGCGCTGGCTCGAGGAATACGATGAGATGGACCGCGATCAGGCCGTCGAGATCTTAGAGCAGGTCGGTGCGATCCACCTCGTCGATCGCACCTGGGGCACCTTGAGCGAGGGCGAGAAGAAGCGCGTGCTCATAGCGCGCGCCATGATGACCAACCCGGAGCTGCTCATCCTCGACGAGCCCGGCGCCGGCATGGACTTAGGCGGGCGCGAGGACCTCGTGGCCTACCTCGGCGATCTGGCGCTGAATCCGGACGCGCCGGCGGTGGTCATGATCACCCACCACGTTGAGGAGATCCCTTATGGCTTTACCCACGCCATGCTTCTCGACGAAGGCCAGATCGTCGCCCAAGGCCTCATCGACGATGTCCTGACCAGTGAGAACATCTCCCGCGCCTTCCACCAGCCGATTTCGGTCGAAAAGGTTGGGGAGCGCTACTTCGCCCGCCGTATCCGCCGCGGGGGCGCCCACCGGAAGTAG
- a CDS encoding alpha-1,4-glucan--maltose-1-phosphate maltosyltransferase, protein MIGRLGIDDVRPVVSARTLPSKAVVGEVVPVTALVWREGHDAVAATLTVLRPDGEHSQAHAMTTDPENQDRVHGVFVPDEVGTWAFRVDAWSDVFATWRNAVYKKRDAGQSAAEMDNDLQHGATLFDRAAQQTPAPHASLLADAARDLRNAELELDQRLEVGLSDEVTEILRDYPLRDLLTRGPIHEVKVERTKAGFSSWYELFPRSTGAPGEHGTFATTAEALERVAEMGFDTVYFPPIHPIGEVNRKGRNNTLTPEPEDVGSPWAIGSADGGHDAVHPQLGTLEDFRTLVSRAEDLGLEVALDLALQAAPDHPWAAEHPEFFTVLADGTIAYAENPPKKYQDIYPLNFDNDPAGIYAEVYRVVKHWIDNGVRTFRVDNPHTKPTNFWAWLIEKVHETDPDVIFLAEAFTRPARLFGLAKAGFSQSYTYFTWKTTKDELIDFGEMIRDQADISRPNLFVNTPDILHESLQTGGRAMFAIRAVLASTLSPLWGVYSGYELYEHVPVRPGSEEYLDSEKYQIRHRDFEGANASGDSLEPFITTLNRLRREQPALQQLRTLHFHPIDNDRMLAYSKVDPHTGNTILVVVTLDPHYAQEATVHLDFDALGREPGEVGVHDLITGSDYTWGEHNFVRLEPRADVAHVFVLPDVTPDNRERIAWRHVTDYRG, encoded by the coding sequence ATGATTGGTCGCCTTGGTATCGACGACGTCCGCCCGGTCGTCTCCGCCCGCACCCTACCCTCGAAGGCCGTTGTCGGAGAGGTGGTCCCCGTGACCGCGCTCGTCTGGCGCGAGGGGCACGACGCCGTCGCGGCGACCCTCACCGTGCTGCGCCCCGACGGTGAGCACTCCCAGGCGCACGCCATGACCACCGACCCGGAGAACCAGGACCGCGTCCACGGCGTGTTCGTCCCCGACGAGGTGGGCACGTGGGCCTTCCGCGTCGACGCCTGGTCTGATGTCTTCGCCACCTGGCGCAACGCCGTGTACAAGAAGCGCGACGCCGGCCAGTCGGCGGCCGAGATGGACAACGACCTGCAGCACGGCGCCACCCTGTTCGACCGCGCCGCCCAGCAGACCCCGGCGCCGCACGCGAGCTTGCTTGCCGACGCCGCCCGCGACCTCCGCAACGCCGAGCTCGAATTGGACCAGCGCCTCGAGGTGGGCTTGAGCGACGAGGTCACCGAGATCCTGCGCGACTACCCGCTGCGCGATCTCTTGACCCGCGGGCCCATCCACGAGGTCAAGGTCGAGCGCACCAAGGCCGGCTTTAGCTCCTGGTACGAGCTCTTCCCGCGCTCCACTGGCGCGCCGGGCGAGCACGGCACCTTCGCCACCACCGCCGAGGCGCTCGAGCGTGTCGCCGAGATGGGCTTCGACACCGTCTACTTCCCGCCGATCCACCCCATCGGCGAGGTCAACCGCAAGGGGCGCAACAACACGCTCACCCCGGAGCCCGAGGACGTCGGCTCCCCCTGGGCCATCGGCTCGGCCGACGGGGGCCATGACGCGGTGCACCCGCAGCTCGGCACGCTGGAGGACTTCCGCACGCTGGTCAGCCGCGCCGAGGACCTAGGCCTCGAGGTGGCCCTCGATCTCGCCCTGCAGGCCGCCCCGGATCACCCCTGGGCGGCCGAGCACCCCGAATTCTTCACGGTGCTTGCCGACGGCACCATCGCCTACGCCGAGAACCCGCCGAAGAAGTACCAGGACATCTACCCCCTCAACTTCGACAACGACCCGGCCGGCATCTACGCGGAGGTCTACCGCGTGGTCAAGCACTGGATCGACAACGGCGTGCGCACCTTCCGCGTGGACAACCCGCACACCAAGCCGACGAACTTCTGGGCGTGGTTGATCGAGAAGGTCCACGAAACAGACCCGGATGTCATCTTCTTGGCCGAGGCGTTTACCCGCCCGGCGCGCCTATTCGGGCTGGCGAAGGCCGGGTTCTCCCAGTCCTATACCTACTTCACTTGGAAGACCACGAAGGACGAGCTCATCGACTTCGGGGAGATGATCCGCGACCAGGCGGATATCTCGCGGCCGAACCTGTTCGTCAATACCCCGGACATCCTGCACGAGTCGCTGCAGACGGGCGGGCGCGCGATGTTCGCCATCCGCGCGGTGCTCGCCTCCACGCTCTCGCCGCTGTGGGGCGTGTACTCCGGCTACGAGCTCTACGAGCACGTCCCGGTCCGCCCGGGCAGCGAGGAATACCTGGATTCGGAGAAGTACCAGATCCGCCACCGCGATTTCGAAGGGGCGAATGCCTCCGGCGATTCCTTAGAGCCTTTCATCACGACGCTCAACCGCCTGCGCCGCGAGCAGCCCGCCCTCCAACAGCTGCGGACCTTGCACTTCCACCCGATCGACAACGACCGCATGCTCGCTTACTCGAAGGTCGACCCGCACACGGGCAACACCATCCTGGTGGTGGTCACCCTGGATCCGCACTATGCCCAGGAGGCCACGGTCCACCTCGACTTCGACGCGCTCGGCCGCGAGCCCGGCGAGGTCGGCGTCCACGAT